The Lynx canadensis isolate LIC74 chromosome D4, mLynCan4.pri.v2, whole genome shotgun sequence DNA window TGTCAAATCATGAATTCAGCTCCGACTTTAGTGTAGAGACATCCACTCTGGGTCTTGCTACAGAACTGATGCTTCTCGGGCTCACCTGGCAGCTCGGGATGAGAGTACGAACCGTGAGTGCGCATGTTGCCTGACATTTAACAGACACTGCACAAATGTTATTTCAGTCCCTTCTAGAGTTCAGTTTGGTGCTGCAGTCTATACCGCAGTGGGGAGCCTGCAGTATAGACACTGCTGGTTCTAGGTCAGCCCTGAGTTCAGACAACTGTGCTCTTGAGGGCAGAAGGCAGTTTCAGGTCACCCCGGAGCAAGGGGTACAGGCCGGAGGGACTGGGTTCCAGGGGAGATGGATCTCGGCACTTTGGAAAACGGGTCCCATGTGTCTTTCTCACCACTTGAGAGTCTCGGTGTCTGGAGTATCAgttgtgtgtgtggagggaggtcACGCCAAGGGCCTGTGTGTTTGCCAGCACCTGCGGGGTGTCTGGGCTCCCTGAAAGTATTTGTGGGAAACGTAGGTGTGTTAGCAGGTGTGCGTGTGCCAGATGTGCGGTGCTTGGGCGCTTTGGGGGAACACTTTCTGGCTGAGTTGTGGATGTGAGTGGGGGCAGAGTCTGCCATGActcatttctctcctcctccttccgtTCCAAGCCAGGCGGGGGAGGCTGGGATTCCAGGCGGCCAGGGCCTGGCTCCCCCTGGCACAGGGAGGGTGGGACTAGgactggggtgggaggagtgAGGGGGTCACGGGAAGGAGGGGCCATGCTTTGTGCTCACTGAGCTGGGAAGGGGGGACGTTTCCAGCTGGAACCAGCTCGGCTCCTGGCCCCCCAGAATCAACCCCGCttagggggcagggggcagggggcagggcctcCGGAGTCTACCATGACATGTGGACTCCCGGATGAACTCAGGCGGCACATCCCCAGACCCTGaaattctccatctccctctatCTCCACACATCCCCGGTCCCTGGCCAACTGTCTTCAGTTTTGGCTCGGACTGAGGGGGTTCCCAGGACCCAGGACTTGCAGTTTTCGAAGCAAGACGGTACAGGGGGAGCCAGGAGAGGCTGGTCCCTCCACCATGGAGGCCCTCTCTCTACACgctcttcaaagccagcagagTGAGCCTTCTACAGTGTCCACAGCACCGGGTGATTCAGCTGCTTCCAACTTTTAGGATAAGCCCAGATTGGGGCCCCCAATGACCCAATACCTCCACCCCTGCCTcgcctcttcccctctctcctttgctcCTGCCCCTCCATCCTCCCCTTCCTGAGGGCATCATGCCCCAGCCCTTAGCTACTCCTGACCAGTTCCCCACCCTGGAATCCAGCTGCCATCACAGCCCCATCCCAATGTAGTGCGTGCCACTCATCTTTCAAAAGGCTCttcttccaagaagccttccctgactcccaATACCCAAGGCCAAAACCCTGGCTCTTGCTTTTTTGGGATCCAGCATTCTCCCATTGCTGAGTTTATCACAATTAAAAGTCCTCATCTATGTAATACTGGCCCAATCACCGTCTCCCCGGCTAGACCGCTGTGGGCTCAGGAGACAGGGACGTCTGTCTGGTTTCTACCCCATTGCCACTGCTGGCTCAAGAAATACCTGCTCTAGATGAGCGGACCAACGGCTTCTCTTCGGAGCCTCAAGTTTCCGCTCCTTGTAACTGTCTGGAGCTGGTTTCAGGGCGGCCTGCCTGGGCCTCTTTCGACCTCCCTCTGGGAGTCCATCCGTCTGTCTGTGTCTTCGGCCCTGTCCAGGGGTGACCTGCGAGACGGAGGTGGACGAGTGTGCCTCGGGGCCCTGCCTGCACGGGGGCTCGTGCCTGGACGCGTGGGCTCCTACCGCTGCGTGTGCGCGCCGGGCTAACGGGGGCGCGAGCTGCCAGCTGACTGGACGAGTGCCAGAGCCAGCCGTGCGCGCACGGGGGCCGGTGCCACGACCTGGTCAACGGGTGAGCGGACGGAGGCGTGGGAGGGGGCTGCGCGGGGCGGGAAGGCGGTGGAGGCAGGTGGGCCCAGGTGCCGTAGTGCTCAGTCCGGGCCGGCCGGGCCTCGCTCCCCGCTCCAGGTTCCGGTGCGACTGCGCGGACACGGGCTACGAGGGCGCGCGCTGCGAGCAGGAGGTGCTGGAGTGCGCGTCGGCTCCTGCGCGAACAACGCGTCTGCCTCGAGGGCCTCGGGACCTTCCGCTGCCTGCTGCTGGCCAGGTGCGTGCGCGTGCTGGGGCGCACGGGCGCGGCCCCGGGCCGTGGGTCCGGTTTTCTCCTTGCGCTCACGCTGTCCTCCGAGGGTGTGCGGGTGACTGCAGCTTCTCTGAGTCAAGGTTTGCAGTAATCTGCCAAATAGGGCTCATCACAGCACCTGCTCCTAGCATTGTTGCGAGGTAGGGAAAGGTGTAATGCGCGTGGAGCCTCGACAGGTGCAAAGTGCTCACTAGTGCTGCTAATAGTGGTAACAGGACCCTGTTGAGGGCTGCCACGGTCGTGCCTACCCTCCTCATTGCATCCCTCCCTCGCCGTTGGTGCCCCTATTCTGAGTTGTCGTCCCAGCCTGGCCCCGGGTTGGCCTGGCACCAGTGGTGGGGTGCGGCCCGGTGACACCGTGTGACGGGCTGCCCGCGCACGTGTGCCTCCAGGCTACAGTGGCCAGCGGTGCGAGGTGGACGAGGACGAGTGTGCGTCGGGCCCCTGCCAGCATGGGGGACAGTGCCTGCAGCGCTCAGACCCAGCCCTCTACGGAGGCGTCCAGGCTGCCTTCCCCGGCACCTTCAGCTTCCGTCACGCTGAGGGTTTCCTATGCCGCTGCCCTCCGGGCTTTGAGGGTGAGTCCCCCTACACCCTTCCAGGGAAGCAGGTCCCTCGGTGTCCGGATGCAGGCCTGGCCCTGCCACACAGGGTGCCACCTGCCTGAGTCCGCACTTCTTGCCGGGTCTCAGTCTCCATAGCTCTAAAATGGGCCCTTCCAACTCTAGTCTGGTTCTGAGGGCACAGGTGGGAACCGCGGCTGGCCCTCTTGCAGGGGACGAATGTGACGTGGATGTGGACGAGTGTGCCTCACGGCCATGCCTCAGTGGAGGCCGCTGCCAGGACCTGCCCAATGGCTTCCAGTGCCACTGTCCGGATGGCTACACAGGTgcctgggggtgggctgggctcCCGGGCAGAGCCAGGGCAGAGTTGGTGGGCCTGGGATGAGAAGGTTCCTCTGGCTGATATGTGGAGGCTGGATTGATGGGGATGAGGAGATCAGGAAGGAGGCGGGTGTGGGGGTCCAGGTGACAGCTAAGAGGGGCTGAGTGGGGACTGACCGGGCTTTGGAGGTGAAAGCGGAGGAAACTAATTAGACTGAGAACCCTTAGGAGGGACACTCTTCCGGCCCTAGGGGTTAGTCCAGGTGTGAGTGGGAGATGTCAGGAATGCTGGCTGCTTCTGCCCTGGGTAATGTTGGGTGAGCCTTGTCCGTTCTGAGTCTGGGTGTCTGTGGAGCACCCATagggaggagcctgggtgggGGTTGGCAGTCCTGGGACTGGGGCCCGGGAAAAGCCAGAGACTGAGGGTCAGGAGTACAACTGTGGCAGCTGGGGCCACGGGTGGCCAAGGCTGTCCGGGAGAATGTGTGCAGTCATGCGCAGAGAGAACTCTAGGCACCTGGCATCCAAGGGCTGGGCAGAAGCCGACGGGCCTGCAGGGAGAGGACGGCAGTTTGGCCAGGACAGAAGAGGTGAAGGGGGGCATCACCACTTGACCTCTGGGGAGCTGCTGCCTATGGGGCAGGAGTTGGGCTGCAGAGAGCCTCTCCCTGCCTTTGGTACAGCAGATGCGTAGACACACAGTTACCCTTGCGCAGATACTGGTGAACCCGAAGAACTCACACGCTCTCTGAGTGTCCCTGCCCCCTCTGGAATGCCTGTGACACTTCCCCCACACCGGCCCACATTCCTGCCTGGGCACACTGCCTCCTCTCGCTGGCAGGTTTCCTGGGCACTGGCTCCCCTGCCCAGGGGAACGAGGTGGTGATTACCGTCCCTCCCACCTCAGCTGCCCAGAGATGCTGGGCTCGGTGTCCCCTACCCCCGGGGTGGCCACCACCCCCGGGTGCCCTGAAAGCCCGTCTTCTGTGCCCCGCGGGCCAAGATTCCCAAGTCCTGCCCGGGAGCAGTGGCCTTGCAGGCCCCTGGCATACACTGGGCCCCCCCCGCAGCACACGCTGCCTCCGAAGAGCGTTTCTGTGCATTTCGTTCCCTCCTTGTCACCCCACCCCCGTGAGGTAGGGTTCTTACACATGAAGTAATGGATGCTTGAGAGAGGGGGTGTCATTTCCTGAGGTTCACCAGCGTCAGCCAAAGCCCAGCTCCTCCCCAAGCTGAGCTCAGCGGACGGGTGACAGGGAGGTCAGGTCTGAGGTCAGGGACGGGGCGGGGGAACCCCTCTGCAGGGCTGTGCTGCTTGCCACTGTCCACCCCCATCCTCCCTTTGGGTCGTGCTGGCCTGGGGGAGGCCAGTGCCTGGCATTCCTGAGGCGGTTCTGAAGGAGGCGGCTGGCCAGGCGGGGAGCTCTGCTCCCTGGGCTCAGCACCCACCCACCAGTCTCGGCCATCCATGGGAAAATGCAATGGGGCCGCGGGCTCTGTGGACCTTCCTGGGGGGCCTGTGGCTCCTGGCAGTATGCCAGGGCCTTGGACAGGGTGAGGGTGTGGCCGGCTGTCCCCAGGAGGCTGTGGTGTCTGTGGGCTGACTGGGaccaggattcaaatcctggtGGCTTTTCTGGGCCTGGGCCCCTCCAGCTGGGATATGGGTCGGGTCAAGGGCCAGCCTTGGTTGTTTTATGGAGGCTCTGACTGAGTTGGGGTTTGGGCTGTGGTCTCTCGACCCAAACTGGGACCAGGGCACCTCGTGTGGAGCtcttggaggggagggtgatgtagCCCCTTCAGCATGGggccctgggggcagagggacTGGGGGAATGAAGACTGGATGCCATATGCCCACCCCCGCTCCCTCCTCCATCTGGCACTCTGTCCACAAAAGCTGTGCCAGACCCCTTGCTGGGCACCAAGGACGTATTCAGGTCCCTGGAGGAGATCCCAGCGAGTAAACCAGATACTTTCAGTACAGGGTTCTGGGGAGCTGTGTCTGGGGGTGGGCAAGGAGTCGGGAGTGACACAATAGCTTGGGAATCAGAGAAAAAGCCCCTTAGGGGACTGACCCTTTGAATTTGGGCTTTGCAGGGTGAATAGGAGTTTGAAGGCAGGTCAGTGAGGAGGAGGCGGAGGCATTCCAGGGAACAGTATGAGCAAAGCCCCCAGAGAAATGCTGTCCAGGAAATGCCTGGAGGAACAGGCAGTTGAGTGTGTGGGGGAGCAGGGTTGAGACTTGAGGGCCTGGGAGGGCCCAGCCCCCGAGGGATGTGGAATGCCAAGGTGAGTGAGTGAACCTTAAGCAGCAGGGGAATCTGGCCAGGCCAGGAGATGGATGGTAGGGGGTGGGTTTGAAGGCAGGCAAAGTAGAGGACACTAGACTGTGGCCCTCAGAGCTGATGAGGCAGACGGGTGGAGTAGgggaaaggcgggggggggggggtggggaacagagagTGCTTAGGGGATTGAATCCACGGGGCATGGAGGCCCACCAGACATGGTAAGGGAAGGGGCATCTAGATACCGCCTCCAGGGACTTCAGGAGACCATGAGAAATCTTTTGGGAATTAGGAATTGGTTTGGTTGACAGGTGCTGAGATCCCTGTCCCAAAGGTGTGTAAGTTCTGCATCAAGATTGTGGTTCTTGCCTTGAGTGCTGAACCTTGGCCTGGTCTCTCCTGAAGGCCTGACGTGTCAGGAAGATGTGGACGAATGCCTGTCGGAGCCCTGCCTCCATGGCGGGACCTGTGATAACACCGTGGCAGGCTATAACCTGCTGGTGCCCGGAGACCTGGGGCGGGCACGACTGCTCTGTGCGGCTCACCGGCTGCCAGGGCCACACTTGCCCACCCGCTGCCACCTGCATCCCCATCTTCAAGTCTGGGCTCCATAGCTATGCCTGCCGCTGCCCACCTGGTACCCACGGACCTTTTTGTGGCCAGAACACCACCTTCTCTGTGGTGGCGGGGAGCCCTGTGCGGGCCTCGGTGCCAGCTGGAGGTCCCCCGGGTCTGGCACTGAGGTTTCGCACCACACTACCTGCCGGTGCCTTGGCCACTCGCACTGACACTCAGGACAGCTTGGAGCTGGCACTGGCGGGGGGCACGCTTCAGGCCACACTCTGGAGCCATGGCAACGCCACCGTGCTTCCCCTGGGGCTGCTGGACCTGGCCCTAAATGATGGCCACTGGCACCAAGCCGAGATTTCGCTCCGCCCGGGGGTCCTGGAGCTGCGGCTCTGGCATGAGGACTGCCCTGCCCGGCTGTGTGTGGCTTCCAGTCCTGTGGCCCCAGCTCCCGTGGCTTCCGCGGCCCCGACGCCTACCAGGTTCTGCTCCGTCCAGCTGGGTGGCGCAGCCTTCGAAGGCTGCCTCCAGGACGTGCGTGTGGACGGTCACCTCCTGCTGCCTGAGGATCTCGGCAAGAATGTCCTCCTGGGCTGCGAGCGCCGTGAACAGTGTCAGCCTCCGCCTTGTGCCCATGGAGGGGCCTGCGTGGACCTGTGGACTCACTTCCACTGCAAATGCCCCCGGCCCTACAGTGGTCCTACATGTGCTGATGGTGAGGAATAAGCCCGGGGGACCCTGGGGCAGAGAGTATGCCTTCCCCTCGCTCACAGGCCTCTCACCTGATACCCTCTCTCCCCGCAGAGGTTCCTGCTGCCACCTTTGGCTTGGGGGGCACCCTGAGCTCTGCCTCCTTCTTGCTCCACCAGCCGCCAGGCCCCAACCTCACCGTGTCCTTCCTCCTCCGTACTCGGGAACCTGCTGGCCTGCTGCTCCAACTTGCCAATGACTCAGTAGCTGGGCTAACAGTATTCCTGAGCAAGGGCCAGATCCAGGCTGAGGTGCTGGGCGGGCCCGCTCTGGTGCTCCCTGGGCGCTGGGATGATGGGCTCCGCCACCTGGTGACGCTCAGCTTCGGGCCTGGCCAGCTGCAGGGCTTGGGGCAGGAGGTGGCACGTGGGTGGGAGGCTCCTCCCTGCGGACGCCCAGCCCTGGGGTGGGCCCTTCCGAGGCTGCCTCCAGGACCTGCGACTCAATGACCTCCACCTCCCATTCTTTCCGCCGCTGCCGGGAACTCAAGCCAGCCCGGTGAGCTGGGCAGCAGGCAGTCCTGGAACCTCACCATGGGCTGCGTCTCCGAGGACACATGCAGTGTGAGTTCCCTGGGGAAAGGGGTGGGTCCCTTTCTCCAGGGTCTGTCGTGCATCACGGGGGGTTAGCATCCCCTTCTACTGGTGAGGAAAATGGCAGGAGGTGAAGCACCAGGTCACCACTGCTAGAGACTGGATTCACATTATTCTCTCTGGCCCAGCTGCTCTTGCCCTCTGGTGGTCCCCATATCTCCCTCCCCAGTCTTGGTCTGAGACAGACACCCGGGCCCAGGCAGAGGGCTGGCTGAGCCTTTCTGTAGGAGCTACCTGGGGGACAGGGACATTCCTGGGTCCATGAACAAAGCACCAGCCTTGGAATAGACGGGAGTTTGGACTCTGGCTCCTCTATTTACTGGCTGGGTGAGTCAGGCAAGTGgcttctcctctctgagcctcagtctcttgatctgtaaaatagggacaatgGTGACATCCTCTCTAATTGTCTGTGAGGAGTTAATGTGTCTGTAGTGGTTATGGAGGGGTGGTGATAGCCCCCAGGCCTGAGCCAATCCCTGCCCTGATTCTTCT harbors:
- the CRB2 gene encoding LOW QUALITY PROTEIN: protein crumbs homolog 2 (The sequence of the model RefSeq protein was modified relative to this genomic sequence to represent the inferred CDS: inserted 8 bases in 6 codons; deleted 5 bases in 5 codons; substituted 1 base at 1 genomic stop codon), with product MALARPGTLAPRPPAPLLLQLLLLSPALALLGGTVPSETPSVCASDPCAPGAECQAMENGGYTCGPXEPRGCASQPCHHGALCMPQGPDPDGFRCYCVPGFQGPRCELDIDECASRPCHHGATCRNLADRYECHCPLGYAGVTCETEVDECASGPCLHGGSCLDXVGSYRCVCAPGXTGARAASXLDECQSQPCAHGGRCHDLVNGFRCDCADTGYEGARCEQEVLECASAPXREQRVCLEGLGTFRCLCWPGYSGQRCEVDEDECASGPCQHGGQCLQRSDPALYGGVQAAFPGTFSFRHAEGFLCRCPPGFEGDECDVDVDECASRPCLSGGRCQDLPNGFQCHCPDGYTGLTCQEDVDECLSEPCLHGGTCDNTVAGYTCWCPETWGGHDCSVRLTGCQGHTCPPAATCIPIFKSGLHSYACRCPPGTHGPFCGQNTTFSVVAGSPVRASVPAGGPPGLALRFRTTLPAGALATRTDTQDSLELALAGGTLQATLWSHGNATVLPLGLLDLALNDGHWHQAEISLRPGVLELRLWHEDCPARLCVASSPVAPAPVASAAPTPTRFCSVQLGGAAFEGCLQDVRVDGHLLLPEDLGKNVLLGCERREQCQPPPCAHGGACVDLWTHFHCKCPRPYSGPTCADEVPAATFGLGGTLSSASFLLHQPPGPNLTVSFLLRTREPAGLLLQLANDSVAGLTVFLSKGQIQAEVLGGPALVLPGRWDDGLRHLVTLSFGPGQLQGLGQEVHVGGRLLPADAQPWGGPFRGCLQDLRLNDLHLPFFPPLPXNSSQPGELGSRQSWNLTMGCVSEDTCSPDPCLNGGMCLVTWNDFHCTCPVNFTGPTCAQRLWCPGQPCLPPATCEEVPDGFVCVAEATFREGPAVAFSGHNASSGRSLSGLSLAFRTRDSEAGLLRAAAGAHTVFWPCAQRSLALSCAPLPRLPFAFAGLRRVPRVGPRXAWHRVRLAMERPEAAASRWLLWLDGAATPVALRGLAGDLGCLRGRAPRLVQLAENFTGGGRWTWRLPLHLASPRPSAAPGSREHFSAWPGRAPRLGCHGTGVCPSPCLHGGGCRDLFDAFACACSPGWEGPRCEARADPCRSAPCARGRCHSRPDGSFECRCPPGFVGPRCRLPVLPEACSLNFTCLNGGPCEGGPRAANCSCQEGFAGQSGCQIPCEANPCLNGGTCRAAGGVYECICSARFSGQFCEVVKSLPLPLPFPLLEVAVPAACACLLLLLLGLLSGILAARKRRQSEGTYSPSQQEVAGARLEMDSVLKVPPEERLI